The following are encoded together in the Parabacteroides chongii genome:
- a CDS encoding glycoside hydrolase family 2 TIM barrel-domain containing protein, whose amino-acid sequence MKHSIKKAMLTGAFGCFLLGSAFAAHATDSPDTKPYWQDVQVVAVNKELPRSSFMTYGDRSTALTSSFEKSPYYSLLNGTWKFYYVDSYKDLPANITDPSTSTASWDDITVPGNWELQGHGTAIYTNHGYEFKPRNPQPPLLPEANPVGVYRRDFEIPANWDGRDVYLHISGAKSGVYVYVNGKEVGYSEDSKNPAEFLINNYLQPGKNVLTLKIFRWSTGSYLECQDFWRISGIERDVFLWSQPKIAVNDFRVISTLDDTYKNGIFNLAVDIKNHTKEAKDITVSYELLDTKGQTVATADNKLWVGANSIKTASFEKNLNDVATWSAEHPNLYKLLMTVKEDGKVTEVIPYNVGFRRIEIKPIDQIAGNGKPYTVLLFNGQPIKFKGVNIHEHNPLTGHYVTEELMRKDFELMKKNNINSVRLCHYPQDRRFYELCDEYGLYVYDEANVESHGMYYSLSKGGSLGNNPEWLLPHMDRTMNMYERNKNYPSVTIWSLGNEAGNGYNFYQTYLYLKNKEKGLMDRPVNYERALWEWNTDMYVPQYPSAGWLEEIGAKGSDRPVAPSEYAHAMGNSTGNLWGQWKAIYKYPNLQGGWIWDWVDQGILVKDENGKEYYAYGGDFGKDMPSDGNFLCNGLVNPDRTPHPAIAEVKFTHQNVGFEAVDAANGVFKITNRFYFTNLKDYMITYTVKANNKVIKSNKVSLDLAPQTSQEITVPVAGLKPQAGTDYLVDFVVTSTKQEGVIPAGYDIAQDQFRLPIEAEKVAYKAGGPKLTVSEEGDNVKVTSSKVNFVFDKKAGVVTSYKVGGTEYFNEGFGIQPNFWRAPNDNDYGSGDPKRLEIWELSSRNFNVTNASAEIVDGNAIVNVDYKLPAGNQFLITYKIYPDGVMNVATHFTPTYLDGKKIEISEATATATFSPGRDKVSDRDKMVVPRIGVRFRLPVTMDQLEYFGRGPLENYWDRKAGYMIGQYKSTAEDQYFPYVRPQENGHHCDTRWITLGGKGKNLLIVADDEMEFNAMRNSVEDFDAGKATHRPYQWNNFTQEEIDNRPNLGPYDKPRQTHINDITPRNFVEVCVDLKQQGLAGYDSWYSRPEPEYTLPADKEYKWGFTIIPAANANSAQKKAGYSYK is encoded by the coding sequence ATGAAACACTCTATTAAGAAAGCAATGCTCACCGGAGCATTCGGTTGCTTCCTTCTGGGTTCTGCTTTTGCCGCTCATGCGACAGACTCACCGGATACGAAGCCGTACTGGCAGGACGTTCAGGTCGTTGCCGTAAACAAAGAACTGCCGCGCAGCTCGTTCATGACGTATGGCGACCGTTCGACAGCTCTCACTTCCAGTTTTGAAAAGAGTCCCTACTATTCATTACTGAACGGAACCTGGAAATTCTATTATGTCGATTCATACAAGGATCTTCCGGCAAATATCACTGACCCATCCACCAGCACTGCATCCTGGGATGATATCACCGTACCGGGGAACTGGGAACTTCAGGGACACGGCACAGCCATCTATACCAATCATGGCTATGAGTTCAAACCACGTAATCCGCAACCTCCGCTATTGCCTGAAGCCAATCCGGTAGGTGTTTACCGCCGCGACTTCGAAATCCCTGCAAACTGGGACGGACGCGATGTGTATCTGCATATCTCCGGTGCTAAATCGGGAGTTTATGTATATGTCAACGGGAAAGAAGTCGGCTACAGCGAAGATTCCAAGAACCCGGCAGAGTTCCTGATCAATAACTATCTGCAACCGGGAAAAAATGTATTGACACTGAAGATATTCAGATGGAGTACCGGTTCTTATTTGGAATGTCAGGACTTCTGGCGCATCAGCGGAATTGAACGTGACGTATTCCTGTGGTCACAGCCCAAGATTGCGGTAAACGATTTCCGCGTGATCTCTACCCTGGACGATACGTACAAGAATGGTATCTTCAATCTGGCTGTAGACATCAAAAACCATACGAAAGAAGCGAAAGACATCACCGTATCTTATGAACTGCTGGATACAAAAGGTCAGACTGTTGCTACAGCAGATAATAAGCTGTGGGTCGGAGCCAACAGTATCAAGACAGCCTCTTTTGAAAAAAATTTAAATGACGTAGCTACCTGGAGTGCCGAACATCCGAACCTTTACAAGTTATTGATGACTGTAAAGGAAGATGGCAAAGTAACAGAAGTCATCCCGTACAACGTCGGTTTCCGCCGTATCGAGATCAAACCGATCGACCAAATCGCTGGTAACGGCAAACCGTACACCGTACTGTTGTTCAACGGACAGCCGATCAAGTTCAAAGGGGTGAATATCCACGAACACAATCCCCTGACTGGTCATTATGTGACAGAGGAACTGATGCGTAAAGACTTCGAACTGATGAAAAAGAACAACATCAACTCGGTTCGTTTGTGCCACTACCCGCAGGACCGTCGGTTCTATGAACTTTGCGACGAATACGGGTTATATGTGTATGATGAAGCAAACGTGGAATCACACGGTATGTATTACAGCCTGAGCAAGGGCGGTTCACTGGGTAACAACCCGGAATGGTTGTTGCCGCACATGGATCGTACAATGAATATGTATGAACGCAACAAGAACTACCCGTCAGTAACTATCTGGTCGCTGGGTAACGAAGCCGGTAACGGATATAACTTCTATCAGACCTACCTTTACCTGAAAAACAAAGAAAAAGGTTTGATGGACCGTCCGGTCAACTACGAACGTGCCCTTTGGGAATGGAATACGGATATGTATGTTCCTCAGTATCCGAGTGCCGGATGGCTGGAAGAGATCGGTGCAAAAGGCAGCGACCGTCCGGTTGCTCCGTCCGAATATGCTCACGCAATGGGTAACTCGACAGGTAACCTTTGGGGACAGTGGAAAGCTATCTACAAATATCCGAACCTTCAGGGGGGCTGGATCTGGGACTGGGTAGACCAGGGTATTCTTGTAAAAGATGAGAATGGAAAAGAGTATTATGCTTATGGCGGTGACTTCGGTAAAGATATGCCCAGCGACGGAAACTTCCTTTGCAACGGTCTCGTCAATCCGGACCGTACCCCGCATCCGGCAATAGCAGAAGTGAAATTTACGCATCAGAATGTCGGTTTCGAAGCTGTTGATGCAGCAAACGGCGTATTCAAGATCACAAACCGTTTCTACTTCACCAACCTGAAAGATTATATGATCACCTATACCGTAAAGGCAAACAACAAAGTAATCAAGAGTAATAAAGTGTCACTCGACCTGGCTCCGCAGACTTCGCAGGAAATCACTGTTCCTGTAGCAGGTTTGAAACCACAAGCCGGTACCGATTATCTGGTTGACTTTGTCGTTACTTCTACCAAACAGGAAGGTGTTATCCCGGCCGGTTACGATATCGCACAGGATCAGTTCCGTTTGCCGATCGAAGCCGAAAAGGTAGCTTATAAGGCAGGTGGTCCTAAACTGACTGTATCTGAAGAAGGAGATAATGTAAAAGTAACTTCTTCTAAGGTTAACTTCGTATTCGATAAAAAAGCAGGTGTCGTTACTTCTTATAAAGTAGGCGGAACAGAATACTTCAACGAAGGTTTCGGTATCCAACCGAATTTCTGGCGCGCTCCTAACGACAACGATTACGGAAGCGGTGACCCGAAACGTTTGGAAATATGGGAACTATCCAGCCGCAACTTCAACGTAACGAATGCTTCTGCCGAGATCGTCGACGGTAATGCAATCGTAAACGTCGACTATAAATTACCGGCCGGCAACCAGTTCCTGATCACTTACAAGATCTACCCTGATGGTGTTATGAACGTGGCTACTCATTTCACTCCGACTTATCTGGATGGAAAGAAGATTGAAATTTCTGAAGCGACAGCCACTGCTACATTCTCCCCGGGCCGTGATAAGGTAAGCGACCGTGACAAGATGGTCGTTCCCCGTATCGGTGTTCGTTTCCGTCTACCGGTTACAATGGATCAGCTGGAATACTTCGGACGTGGTCCGCTGGAAAACTATTGGGACCGTAAAGCCGGTTACATGATCGGACAGTATAAGAGTACGGCTGAAGATCAGTATTTCCCCTACGTTCGTCCGCAAGAAAACGGTCACCATTGCGATACCCGCTGGATCACTTTAGGCGGCAAAGGCAAGAACCTGTTGATCGTTGCCGACGATGAAATGGAATTCAATGCAATGCGTAACTCTGTGGAAGATTTCGATGCCGGAAAGGCGACTCACCGTCCGTACCAGTGGAACAACTTCACACAAGAAGAGATCGATAACCGTCCGAACCTCGGCCCGTACGACAAACCCCGCCAGACACACATCAACGATATTACTCCGCGTAACTTCGTAGAGGTATGTGTCGACCTGAAACAACAGGGTCTGGCCGGTTACGACAGCTGGTATTCGCGTCCGGAACCTGAATATACATTACCTGCCGACAAAGAATACAAGTGGGGCTTCACTATCATTCCGGCAGCAAACGCAAACAGTGCACAAAAGAAAGCTGGCTATAGCTACAAATAA
- a CDS encoding DUF3332 domain-containing protein — protein MKKKSLTLLVATTLASSVLFSSCIGSFGLTNKLLDWNRNIDSKFVNELVFVAFWIVPVYEISALADILVLNSIEFWSGNNPVADAGTVKTINGKDGVYTVETKKDGYHIQKEGEEKAIDLVFDETDKSWSVEADGEATKLLKFTDNDEVVMYLPDGKEMNVELNQAGVLAFRQVVEGYSFYAAK, from the coding sequence ATGAAGAAAAAAAGTTTAACATTATTAGTGGCTACAACCTTGGCCAGCAGTGTTCTATTTTCATCTTGCATCGGATCATTCGGACTGACAAACAAACTCCTGGACTGGAACAGAAATATCGACAGTAAGTTCGTCAACGAATTGGTATTTGTCGCTTTCTGGATTGTCCCCGTTTATGAAATCTCTGCTCTTGCAGATATACTGGTTCTGAACTCTATCGAATTTTGGAGCGGAAACAATCCTGTTGCAGATGCAGGAACCGTAAAGACAATCAACGGAAAAGACGGTGTATACACTGTTGAAACCAAGAAAGACGGATATCATATCCAAAAAGAAGGTGAAGAAAAAGCAATCGACCTTGTATTCGACGAGACAGACAAGAGTTGGAGCGTAGAAGCTGACGGTGAAGCAACTAAGCTGTTAAAGTTCACCGACAATGACGAAGTTGTCATGTATTTGCCGGACGGTAAGGAAATGAACGTTGAATTGAATCAGGCAGGCGTTCTGGCATTCCGTCAGGTAGTTGAAGGCTACTCTTTCTACGCTGCTAAATAA
- a CDS encoding TolB family protein, translating into MNKMSLIQSIHYLLIAILLQSMMCSCSHSAITPNAQSNKPVALFPDYTGVTFPCNIAPPNFRITEEGEAYYTEIGSGNRTFITVRSQASSVILPPDKWEKLLKQAAGSSIYIRICILQNGKWIQFPEITNIISSSPIDPYLMYRLIYPGYELWNEMGIYQRDLTTYKETPLIENQSVEKGCLNCHTFCQNNPETMMIHIRGAVGGTLIHRQGQTSRLDIKTPDMKNGGTYAAWHPTGRYLAFSVNEIQQFIHSTGPKAVEVSDLESDIIVLDTETNRLLTSPAIYGEEWMETFPSWNPDGNMLYFCRSKAVDPQTPLDSIRYDLYRIAFDPEKATFGTPECIYPASEKGKSVSFPRISPDGKYLMFTCSNYGNFSIWHPESELYLLNLESNEIRNMKEVNSADVESFHTWSSTGEWFVFSSKRMDGLWAHPYIAKFDSQTGTAGKPFVLPQQDPDFYLTFTRTFNLPELLTAPVKNGDELITASRNNKRTVSK; encoded by the coding sequence ATGAACAAGATGAGCCTTATACAATCTATACATTATCTGCTGATTGCCATCCTGCTGCAAAGTATGATGTGTAGTTGCAGCCATTCAGCTATCACGCCGAATGCACAATCCAACAAACCGGTGGCACTATTTCCCGACTATACCGGAGTCACCTTCCCATGCAACATCGCACCGCCCAATTTCAGAATCACGGAAGAGGGAGAAGCCTATTACACCGAAATCGGGAGCGGCAACCGGACATTCATCACCGTCCGTAGCCAGGCCTCTTCCGTCATCCTTCCGCCCGACAAATGGGAAAAGCTGCTCAAACAGGCTGCCGGCAGTAGCATCTATATTCGCATTTGTATCCTTCAGAACGGAAAATGGATACAATTTCCGGAGATTACAAACATTATATCCTCCTCTCCCATCGATCCTTATCTGATGTACCGACTTATCTATCCGGGCTATGAGCTTTGGAACGAAATGGGTATCTACCAGCGCGACCTGACCACTTACAAGGAAACTCCGCTAATTGAAAACCAGTCGGTCGAAAAGGGTTGCCTGAACTGCCATACCTTCTGCCAAAACAATCCGGAGACCATGATGATACATATCCGAGGAGCAGTAGGCGGCACGCTGATACACCGCCAGGGACAGACCAGCCGACTGGACATCAAGACACCGGACATGAAAAACGGCGGGACATATGCCGCCTGGCATCCGACAGGACGCTATCTAGCCTTCTCCGTCAACGAAATCCAACAATTCATCCACTCAACCGGTCCCAAAGCTGTTGAAGTATCCGACCTAGAATCGGATATAATCGTGCTGGACACGGAAACCAACCGGTTGCTCACCTCACCCGCCATCTATGGAGAAGAATGGATGGAGACATTCCCCTCCTGGAACCCCGATGGTAATATGCTCTATTTCTGCCGAAGTAAGGCAGTCGATCCGCAAACGCCTCTGGACAGTATCAGATATGATCTTTACCGCATTGCCTTTGACCCGGAAAAAGCCACTTTCGGCACGCCGGAATGCATCTATCCGGCTTCCGAAAAAGGGAAAAGCGTCTCCTTCCCCCGGATTTCGCCGGACGGCAAATATCTGATGTTCACCTGTTCCAATTATGGAAATTTTTCCATTTGGCATCCGGAAAGCGAACTGTATCTGTTAAACCTGGAAAGCAACGAAATACGCAATATGAAAGAGGTAAACAGTGCGGATGTAGAGAGCTTCCACACCTGGTCGTCTACCGGCGAATGGTTCGTGTTCAGCAGCAAGCGGATGGACGGTCTGTGGGCACATCCCTATATCGCGAAGTTCGACTCTCAAACGGGTACAGCCGGCAAGCCGTTCGTCCTGCCTCAGCAAGACCCGGATTTTTACCTCACTTTCACCCGTACATTCAACTTGCCCGAACTGCTCACCGCACCTGTAAAAAACGGGGATGAGCTGATTACCGCAAGCCGAAATAATAAAAGAACAGTAAGCAAATAA
- a CDS encoding DUF6057 family protein, producing the protein MKYIQYIIFSLQLFICFLLLEGPMFHIPYYHEQHHLFLFNQAYLEKHLSHPGQLLDYLTDFCIQFFYLTHIGKLVFALLLSLPFLLNTLTVKNLIQKQDLFFSGLLLPLYLLVRHVSIDFPLTHSVGLVFCLLLFYPVSLIRNRRWRYLWVAMAVIVLYFICGWKYPVVALGYLAVSSAFALLTDRYIAKKIMQLSVMTVCLIIYAGTTFYFFVTSYNMRERRIIEAEIYLKAGEWEKVMDCCRRYRGNNQLVLYFYNMALYHTGRMPYDLFEIQQTLGAESLYLPWKSDSRQSEYGHYLYEQLGHINEAHRWEFEAMVVFGETAPHLINLTRYNIVNQRPKVAMKFIRQLRQSLFYRKQAEELEQQVSSGKLAGLKALPHDTNEPVRFSNVFNILPELYYLSYRDSTNRMAFEYLMSDLLLSNRLIRFVENLDKIHAFNYPDLPRIYEEALYIYRLGTDEETFQKCGFTIRPETEEKFKRYYSLHQRNDLKELKRQFGNTYWYYLHYISPHGNKIIDK; encoded by the coding sequence ATGAAGTATATCCAATATATCATTTTCAGCCTGCAGCTTTTTATCTGTTTCCTTTTACTGGAAGGACCCATGTTTCATATTCCTTATTATCATGAACAGCATCATCTATTTCTTTTTAACCAGGCTTATCTGGAAAAACACCTCTCCCATCCAGGTCAGCTGTTGGACTATCTGACCGATTTCTGTATTCAGTTTTTTTACCTGACGCATATCGGCAAACTGGTCTTTGCGCTACTATTATCCCTTCCTTTCCTGTTAAATACGCTTACTGTTAAAAATCTAATACAAAAACAAGATTTGTTCTTCTCCGGACTACTGTTGCCGCTTTATTTATTGGTGCGGCATGTGTCGATTGATTTTCCACTGACGCATTCGGTCGGTCTGGTATTTTGCCTATTGCTTTTCTATCCGGTCAGTCTGATTCGCAACCGGCGGTGGAGATATTTATGGGTGGCGATGGCCGTCATCGTGTTGTATTTCATTTGTGGATGGAAATATCCGGTCGTAGCATTGGGCTATCTGGCTGTTTCGTCGGCATTCGCCTTATTGACCGATCGTTATATAGCAAAGAAAATCATGCAACTGTCGGTCATGACCGTTTGCCTGATCATCTATGCCGGCACGACATTTTATTTCTTCGTGACCTCTTACAATATGCGCGAACGACGCATTATCGAAGCTGAAATATATCTGAAAGCCGGAGAATGGGAAAAGGTGATGGACTGCTGCCGCCGCTATCGGGGGAATAACCAGCTCGTCCTGTACTTCTATAATATGGCACTCTATCATACCGGCAGAATGCCATACGACCTGTTCGAAATACAACAGACCCTGGGAGCGGAATCCCTTTATCTACCCTGGAAAAGCGACAGCCGCCAAAGTGAATACGGCCATTATCTGTATGAGCAACTGGGACATATCAACGAGGCACACCGCTGGGAGTTTGAAGCGATGGTCGTATTCGGTGAGACAGCCCCTCATCTGATCAACCTGACCCGCTATAACATTGTGAACCAACGCCCCAAAGTAGCCATGAAGTTTATCCGCCAACTCCGACAGTCGCTCTTCTACCGCAAGCAGGCAGAAGAACTGGAACAGCAGGTTTCATCCGGCAAACTAGCGGGACTCAAAGCATTGCCTCATGACACGAACGAGCCGGTACGCTTCTCCAACGTATTCAATATCCTGCCTGAACTCTATTATTTAAGCTACCGCGATTCGACCAACCGGATGGCTTTCGAATACCTGATGAGCGACCTGCTGCTCAGTAACCGGTTGATACGTTTTGTAGAAAACCTGGACAAGATACACGCTTTCAACTATCCCGACCTACCGCGTATATACGAAGAGGCTCTTTATATCTATCGCTTGGGAACGGATGAAGAAACTTTCCAAAAATGCGGATTCACCATACGTCCGGAGACGGAAGAAAAATTCAAAAGATATTACTCACTCCACCAGCGGAACGATCTGAAAGAACTGAAAAGACAGTTTGGCAATACTTATTGGTATTACCTCCACTATATCAGCCCGCATGGTAATAAAATAATAGACAAATGA
- a CDS encoding RagB/SusD family nutrient uptake outer membrane protein, giving the protein MKKKFIYITAILATTLLSFSSCSDFLDRIPDDELSDGSFWKTPEDAKMFIADVYRQTLPGGDTGDIDSDINSDNAVHGIKWAAGNVSKGIYDPADMGWSGDYKAIRACNVLINKIEDIPDYDQADKEATIGEARFLRGYLYFGLIQSYGGVPYVDQPLDLKEMGEITRTPVEEVYDKVMEDFDYAIAHLPAQWGSSDYGRATKGAANAMKARAALYFKHYDTAADAAKAVMDSGEYELFDAANTGQYAKLFWEEQEACKEAILVRQFNAPTLTNYIIGWGCFPTKGWGGINPTQSLVDAFECTDGAPITTSPLYDETDPFTNRDPRLEVCVLHDGEEMYGVTIKTAPMKSSGNTGVAQHNDATATGYYNQKYLDPSIDPSSDGWDMGKDWHVIRYAEVLLTYAEAKNEVTGLDASAFDAVNQVRRRVGMPDLQNTDASKPTYCGTQDALRQRIRNEWRVEFAMEGGKRQWDIRRWGIANEVLNAPFLGMKYTIVDDPNAPAEDEGKRCILYQGENIKLTGSKYEEHNYLYPIPQTEIDLNKALIQNPGYPTK; this is encoded by the coding sequence ATGAAAAAGAAATTTATCTATATAACAGCAATTCTAGCTACAACACTTTTGAGTTTCAGTTCTTGTAGCGACTTCCTGGATCGTATTCCGGATGACGAATTGTCTGACGGCAGCTTCTGGAAAACACCGGAAGATGCTAAAATGTTTATCGCCGATGTGTATCGTCAGACATTGCCCGGAGGTGATACAGGAGATATTGATAGCGACATCAACTCCGACAACGCCGTTCATGGTATCAAATGGGCAGCCGGTAACGTATCCAAAGGTATCTACGACCCGGCCGATATGGGATGGAGTGGCGACTACAAGGCTATTCGCGCCTGCAACGTCTTGATTAATAAAATCGAAGATATTCCCGATTACGACCAGGCAGACAAAGAAGCAACCATTGGGGAAGCCCGTTTCCTGCGTGGGTATCTTTACTTCGGACTGATTCAGAGTTACGGTGGAGTTCCCTACGTGGACCAGCCGCTCGATCTGAAAGAAATGGGTGAAATCACCCGCACACCGGTGGAAGAAGTGTATGACAAAGTCATGGAAGACTTCGATTACGCTATCGCCCATCTGCCTGCACAATGGGGCAGCAGCGACTACGGACGTGCTACTAAAGGAGCAGCCAATGCCATGAAAGCACGTGCAGCCCTTTATTTCAAACATTATGACACAGCAGCCGATGCTGCTAAAGCGGTAATGGATTCCGGAGAATATGAACTGTTTGACGCGGCTAATACCGGACAGTATGCCAAATTATTCTGGGAAGAACAGGAAGCTTGCAAAGAAGCCATTTTAGTTCGCCAGTTCAACGCACCTACGCTGACTAACTACATCATTGGTTGGGGATGTTTCCCGACAAAGGGATGGGGCGGTATCAACCCGACTCAGAGCCTGGTAGATGCTTTCGAATGTACAGACGGAGCGCCTATCACCACTTCTCCTTTGTATGACGAAACAGATCCATTTACAAATCGTGACCCGCGTCTGGAAGTTTGCGTATTGCACGACGGCGAAGAGATGTATGGCGTAACCATCAAGACTGCTCCGATGAAATCAAGCGGTAATACAGGTGTCGCACAGCATAATGACGCTACGGCAACCGGTTATTATAACCAGAAATATCTGGATCCGAGCATCGACCCGTCATCTGATGGTTGGGATATGGGAAAAGACTGGCATGTCATCCGCTATGCGGAAGTATTGCTGACATACGCCGAAGCTAAAAATGAAGTGACAGGACTGGATGCTTCTGCCTTCGACGCTGTCAACCAGGTACGCCGCCGTGTCGGTATGCCGGATCTGCAAAACACGGATGCCAGCAAACCGACCTATTGCGGCACACAGGATGCACTACGTCAGCGTATCCGCAACGAATGGCGTGTTGAATTTGCGATGGAAGGAGGCAAACGCCAGTGGGACATCCGCCGCTGGGGCATCGCCAACGAAGTGCTGAACGCTCCGTTCCTGGGTATGAAATACACAATTGTTGACGATCCGAATGCTCCGGCAGAAGATGAAGGTAAGAGATGTATTTTATATCAAGGCGAAAACATCAAGCTGACCGGCAGCAAGTATGAAGAGCATAACTATCTGTATCCGATACCGCAGACTGAAATCGACTTGAACAAGGCGTTGATTCAGAATCCGGGTTATCCGACAAAGTGA